A genome region from bacterium includes the following:
- the metK gene encoding methionine adenosyltransferase, producing MHKKDFLFTSESVTEGHPDKVADQVSDAVLDAIMAQDPMGRVACETLVTTGLAFVAGEITTRCYVDIPKIVRNTIREIGYTDAQYGFDCQTCAVITSIDEQSPDIAQGVDTGGAGDQGLMFGYACNETQALMPMPILLAHQLVRRLAEARKKGILPYLRPDGKSQVTLEYVNNKPVRVDSVVISTQHSPEIDNQTLREDVINQIIRQVIDPSLLDAETVFYINPTGRFVVGGPMGDTGLTGRKIIVDTYGGLGSHGGGAFSGKDPSKVDRSASYMARYIAKNIVAAGICERCEVQLAYAIGVEKPVSIMVDGFGTSRIPLKKIRDIVWDNFDLTPKGIIKHLDLRRPIFKKTAAYGHFGRNEEEFTWERTDKAEQLRIDAGLEESLCEVTG from the coding sequence ATGCATAAGAAAGATTTCCTCTTTACCTCAGAGTCCGTTACCGAAGGGCATCCGGATAAAGTAGCTGACCAGGTATCGGATGCAGTTCTGGATGCCATTATGGCTCAGGATCCGATGGGGCGGGTGGCCTGTGAAACCCTGGTCACGACCGGCTTGGCTTTTGTGGCTGGAGAGATCACAACCCGGTGTTACGTCGATATACCGAAAATCGTCCGTAATACGATCCGGGAAATCGGCTATACGGACGCCCAGTATGGTTTTGATTGCCAGACCTGCGCGGTGATTACCTCCATCGATGAGCAGTCTCCTGACATTGCCCAGGGCGTGGATACCGGCGGGGCCGGTGATCAGGGTCTGATGTTCGGCTATGCCTGCAATGAGACGCAAGCTCTCATGCCCATGCCCATCCTCTTAGCCCACCAGTTGGTCCGAAGGCTGGCTGAGGCGCGGAAAAAAGGCATTCTTCCTTACTTGCGGCCGGACGGTAAGAGCCAGGTGACTCTGGAATATGTCAATAACAAGCCGGTGAGGGTGGATAGCGTGGTTATCTCCACTCAGCACAGCCCCGAGATTGACAACCAGACTCTGAGGGAGGATGTTATCAATCAGATCATCCGACAGGTAATCGATCCCTCCCTGCTCGATGCAGAGACAGTCTTTTACATCAATCCTACCGGCCGGTTCGTGGTGGGCGGTCCGATGGGCGATACCGGCCTGACCGGAAGAAAAATAATCGTTGATACCTATGGCGGATTGGGAAGCCACGGAGGCGGGGCTTTTTCCGGAAAAGACCCCAGCAAAGTGGACCGGTCGGCTTCCTACATGGCCCGCTACATTGCAAAAAACATTGTCGCTGCCGGGATCTGCGAGCGATGCGAAGTACAACTGGCCTATGCCATCGGTGTGGAAAAGCCGGTTTCCATCATGGTGGACGGCTTTGGAACAAGCCGGATTCCCCTGAAAAAGATCAGAGACATTGTCTGGGACAACTTTGACTTAACTCCCAAAGGCATTATTAAGCATCTTGACCTTCGTCGCCCCATTTTCAAAAAGACTGCCGCCTATGGCCATTTCGGACGGAATGAGGAGGAATTTACCTGGGAGAGAACTGACAAGGCGGAGCAACTGCGGATAGATGCGGGCCTTGAAGAAAGCTTATGTGAAGTAACCGGGTAG
- a CDS encoding type II toxin-antitoxin system VapB family antitoxin encodes MRTNVVLDDELIQEAFKHANVKTKKELITIALQEFVRNHSKLDLRDLKGKIAFQEDYDYKKLRKGEKL; translated from the coding sequence ATGCGCACAAATGTGGTCTTAGATGATGAATTAATTCAGGAAGCCTTTAAACATGCAAATGTGAAAACGAAAAAGGAGTTAATTACTATAGCTTTACAAGAGTTTGTAAGAAATCATAGCAAACTGGACTTACGAGACCTGAAAGGTAAAATCGCCTTTCAGGAGGACTATGATTATAAAAAGCTAAGAAAAGGTGAAAAGTTATGA
- a CDS encoding biotin carboxylase N-terminal domain-containing protein: protein MESTEHKRPTLDNSSRIGIINRGEAAIRFIRAVREYNALYHTSLTTVAFYLDIEQESLFVKEADDVYPLSKITRLHQGAWVSLSQPGADAGSTSVRPLPGGLGRMGISG, encoded by the coding sequence ATGGAGAGCACAGAGCACAAGAGACCAACCCTTGACAACTCTTCACGCATCGGCATTATCAACCGGGGCGAAGCGGCTATCCGGTTTATCCGGGCGGTCAGAGAGTACAATGCTCTCTATCACACCAGCCTCACCACGGTGGCTTTTTATCTTGACATTGAGCAGGAATCGCTCTTTGTGAAAGAAGCTGATGATGTCTATCCACTGTCCAAGATAACAAGGCTTCACCAGGGGGCATGGGTCTCCTTATCTCAACCGGGAGCTGATGCTGGAAGCACTTCTGTGCGCCCATTGCCAGGCGGTCTGGGTAGGATGGGGATTTCTGGCTGA
- the ahcY gene encoding adenosylhomocysteinase has translation MPASEIDTMNQDYKVKDISLARAGRLQIEIAEKEMPGLMAIRKKYAAEKPLKGARITGSLHMTVQTAVLIETLVELGAQVRWASCNIYSTQDEAAAAIAQAGIPVFAWKGETLEEYWWCTDRALSFPGGKGPNLVVDDGGDATLLIHKGYEAEEGSTWCSEPSTSRDEETLKNLIKAELQRDNTRWHKVVKEWAGVSEETTTGVHRLIQMAQNGTLLVPAINVNDSVTKSKFDNLYGCRESLADGIKRATDVMVAGKVCVVCGYGDVGKGSAKSLRGFGARVIITEIDPICALQAAMEGYEVTTVEDTLAEGDIYITATGDCDIITIEHMARMKDQAIVCNIGHFDSEIQVEALNNFPGIKKVNIKPQVDRYDFPDGHSIYLLAEGRLVNLGCATGHPSFVMSNSFSNQTLAQIDLWKKRSEYKPRVYRLPKKLDEEVARLHLEKIGVKLTVMTKKQSEYLGIPVEGPFKPEHYRY, from the coding sequence ATGCCTGCGAGCGAAATTGATACCATGAACCAGGATTATAAGGTCAAAGATATTTCATTAGCCAGGGCCGGGCGGCTGCAAATTGAAATTGCCGAAAAAGAAATGCCCGGGCTTATGGCCATACGAAAAAAATATGCTGCTGAAAAACCTTTGAAAGGGGCACGGATTACCGGCTCTCTTCATATGACCGTCCAGACAGCCGTCTTAATCGAAACCCTGGTTGAATTAGGTGCCCAGGTGAGATGGGCCTCCTGTAATATCTATTCCACCCAGGACGAGGCAGCCGCAGCTATTGCCCAGGCCGGGATTCCGGTGTTTGCCTGGAAGGGAGAAACACTGGAAGAATACTGGTGGTGTACTGACCGGGCATTATCTTTCCCCGGAGGGAAAGGGCCGAATCTCGTCGTGGATGATGGCGGCGATGCTACCTTGCTCATCCATAAAGGGTATGAGGCCGAAGAGGGAAGTACCTGGTGCAGCGAGCCTTCAACCAGCAGAGATGAAGAAACCCTGAAAAACCTTATCAAAGCCGAGTTGCAAAGAGATAATACCCGATGGCACAAGGTAGTGAAGGAATGGGCAGGAGTTTCGGAAGAGACCACTACCGGCGTGCACAGATTAATCCAAATGGCGCAGAATGGTACCTTGCTTGTCCCGGCTATCAATGTCAATGATTCGGTGACGAAATCCAAGTTTGATAATCTGTATGGATGCAGGGAATCTTTAGCCGATGGCATCAAAAGAGCGACCGATGTCATGGTGGCTGGCAAGGTCTGTGTTGTCTGTGGGTATGGTGATGTCGGGAAAGGCTCCGCCAAGTCTCTTCGCGGATTCGGGGCGAGAGTTATCATTACCGAGATCGACCCCATCTGCGCCCTGCAGGCGGCCATGGAAGGGTATGAGGTCACTACCGTGGAAGACACTCTGGCGGAAGGTGATATCTACATCACTGCAACAGGGGACTGCGATATCATTACCATTGAACATATGGCCAGAATGAAAGACCAGGCCATTGTCTGTAATATCGGTCATTTTGACAGTGAAATCCAGGTTGAGGCTCTTAACAATTTTCCCGGCATAAAAAAGGTCAATATCAAGCCGCAGGTAGATCGATATGACTTTCCTGATGGACACAGTATTTACCTTCTTGCTGAAGGCAGGCTGGTAAACCTGGGCTGTGCTACAGGGCATCCCTCGTTCGTCATGTCAAATTCATTCTCCAATCAGACCCTGGCTCAAATCGATCTCTGGAAAAAGAGAAGTGAATATAAGCCCAGGGTATACCGGCTGCCGAAAAAATTAGATGAAGAGGTTGCCCGATTGCACCTTGAAAAAATCGGGGTTAAATTAACCGTTATGACCAAAAAACAATCCGAATATCTGGGCATACCGGTTGAAGGTCCTTTTAAACCAGAACATTACCGCTACTAA
- a CDS encoding PIN domain nuclease has translation MIIVDTSVFIDFFKNKNNEAVEKFTNILSMNIPFGINVFIYQELLQGCASEKDYQKLKKYLDTQTFYKLHNGKESFAQAARIYFTCRRAGYTISSTIDCLIVQTAIENNLALLHNDSDYRHIKETIKELIIY, from the coding sequence ATGATCATAGTCGATACCTCAGTTTTTATTGACTTTTTCAAGAATAAAAATAATGAGGCGGTCGAAAAATTTACTAATATTCTGTCAATGAATATCCCTTTTGGAATTAATGTGTTCATCTACCAGGAATTATTGCAGGGGTGCGCCTCTGAAAAAGATTATCAAAAGTTAAAAAAGTACCTGGATACGCAGACTTTTTATAAACTACATAATGGAAAAGAATCGTTCGCCCAAGCTGCAAGAATATATTTTACCTGTAGAAGGGCAGGATACACTATTAGCAGTACCATAGACTGCCTTATTGTTCAGACTGCCATAGAAAACAATTTAGCACTTTTACACAATGATTCTGATTATCGACACATTAAAGAAACCATCAAGGAATTAATCATATATTAA
- a CDS encoding anaerobic ribonucleoside-triphosphate reductase activating protein, which translates to MKATGMKAINTCPAGQIKGFIETSFSDWPGKVSAVIFLSGCNLRCPYCHNYTLVLAAHSYATISRQWIASRLHEFADWIDGIVISGGEPCLCPQLPQLIRFFRNLSYPVKLDTNGTKPDVLAALLEDNLLDYVAMDMKAPLDDIRYSRCAGVPQSVSPIRKSLSILAQSKIDYELRMTVCPTLTTKDDIQDLARQIKGVKRFVLQGFNPKDPLVPELKKVAPYNREEMLEFQGILKDYVGECRVVG; encoded by the coding sequence ATGAAAGCAACAGGTATGAAAGCCATTAACACCTGCCCGGCAGGACAAATCAAAGGATTCATAGAAACATCTTTCAGCGACTGGCCCGGCAAGGTCTCGGCAGTGATCTTCCTGTCAGGATGCAATCTGCGCTGTCCTTATTGCCATAACTACACCCTGGTTCTTGCTGCTCACTCCTATGCCACTATTTCCCGTCAATGGATAGCCAGCCGCCTCCATGAATTTGCCGATTGGATCGACGGAATCGTCATTTCGGGAGGAGAGCCCTGCCTCTGCCCCCAACTGCCCCAATTGATCAGGTTTTTCCGGAATCTGTCCTATCCGGTAAAATTAGATACCAACGGCACCAAGCCCGATGTTCTCGCCGCTCTGCTTGAGGATAATCTCCTCGATTATGTGGCTATGGATATGAAAGCACCCCTGGATGATATCCGCTACAGCCGCTGCGCAGGAGTGCCCCAGAGCGTCTCCCCGATCCGAAAGAGCCTTTCCATTTTAGCCCAATCAAAGATAGACTACGAACTCCGAATGACCGTTTGCCCAACCCTGACCACCAAGGATGATATCCAGGACCTTGCCCGGCAGATCAAGGGAGTAAAGCGATTTGTTCTGCAAGGGTTTAACCCGAAAGATCCCCTGGTGCCGGAACTGAAAAAGGTAGCCCCCTATAACCGGGAAGAGATGCTGGAATTTCAGGGGATTCTTAAGGATTACGTTGGGGAATGCAGGGTGGTGGGGTGA
- a CDS encoding biotin/lipoyl-containing protein, producing MVKAANAGGGRGIRFVRKPEELDTQFVLAKEESLRTAGNDVVFIEHLVVTGRHLEVQVLADRQGNVSTFGVRDCSVQRRNQKIIEEPPPPHLDHKVIEEMQEAAARLIREAGYENAGTVEFLYDMDQSQFYFMEVNTRLQVEHPITEQLYGVDLVKGQLLVAQGRPLEEAVHSPGGSAIEVRLNAEDPDREFIPAPGKVVLFTVPSGPGIRVDSGIEQGSAIPSEFDSMIAKIIAYAPSRNEALARLERALREMRIKIEGGTTNRAFLVGLLQCPDIQRGGVPTRFVEDLLRDHNPVIRRDRRDIALIACAIDQAIARYQEELMHFRQQWSSIGQPRGISSSRGYEITLQLSGHTYVFLVKALGGNVYHLKIDGQLLIAQYVKRNHEAVLHYGNQRSTIQMVSRDDTLHCEIDGTPYYIETESSDHIKAPFPAVVIATVAAPGQAVEKGDLLLQLEAMKMVMSIEAPKSGKVKTLHVREGEQVYAGQPLIQLDTGEQPEPGAESGEESSHPRVMFDPPQLDDSAYTWQILERELLAVFLGYDYEGEEGAVTAIFESLVDFARKNPRFQQEVIRCFLAALEIYTAVEALFSHRRIESEGFAGASSFQELLMHFFIRNDCQKEGLPQEFLDSLERAIRWYPNGGQNEHDRFNQALFRIYKSHAHLAIKQTLLGSILRSLKEFPDIRVFGQRVSDLLDEIAQTSQNQLPHLADAAIQARYYLIDSMFLQTMKEERKQQLERLVLASVGMDENRQERAELTASVANTGHYMVFELVALALDPVREHRTLALKLLGRYFNRDRRFIAARIEEENGLLLCRVSSMKDKEHHETIVAVSDSKGWAKNADRIQSCLGRARNFEKAQCSEKPELIALIAVGGDRDEEKEEMVIQHLYRQVLPVRWCCLGLFYEHTACSYRTFTIDQEEKWRENLHRHSFNPLFYRELKLHLFSHFNLKILSSSESVSLILAVARNNQNDKRLLALVDVPESRAEVGEDNSIARIIAFDYALMEAIYAMNAERSRGEGPCYLNRISIHVHSLLTVNLQQITDYARKLTPRGRELGLEKVIIFTRRRKESDRKENDRRESEGFIHEFELHLTNISQDHFALDVCPPSTRLLQPMTDDYVARIVRARSRVTPDFLGLIH from the coding sequence ATTGTCAAGGCAGCCAATGCCGGAGGCGGGCGGGGCATCCGGTTTGTGCGAAAACCGGAAGAGCTGGATACCCAGTTTGTGCTGGCCAAAGAAGAATCGCTTCGCACCGCCGGGAACGATGTGGTATTTATCGAGCATCTGGTCGTGACCGGACGGCATCTCGAAGTGCAGGTGCTGGCGGACCGGCAGGGAAATGTCAGTACCTTTGGTGTCCGGGACTGCTCGGTGCAGCGCAGAAATCAGAAGATTATCGAAGAGCCCCCGCCTCCCCATCTCGATCATAAGGTTATCGAGGAAATGCAGGAGGCGGCTGCCCGTCTCATCCGGGAAGCCGGGTATGAGAATGCCGGTACGGTGGAATTTCTGTACGACATGGATCAATCACAGTTTTACTTCATGGAAGTCAATACCCGGCTTCAGGTGGAGCATCCGATTACCGAGCAGCTTTACGGTGTCGATCTGGTCAAGGGACAGCTTCTGGTGGCCCAGGGTCGGCCACTGGAGGAGGCTGTTCACAGCCCCGGGGGCAGTGCTATCGAAGTGCGCCTCAATGCGGAAGATCCGGACAGGGAATTCATTCCGGCACCTGGCAAGGTTGTGCTGTTTACCGTTCCCTCCGGCCCCGGCATCAGGGTGGATTCGGGCATCGAGCAGGGGAGCGCCATTCCGTCGGAATTCGATTCCATGATCGCCAAGATCATTGCCTATGCACCCAGCCGGAACGAAGCTCTGGCGCGGTTAGAGCGTGCTCTTCGGGAGATGCGGATCAAGATCGAGGGGGGAACGACCAACCGCGCCTTTCTGGTGGGGCTCCTGCAGTGCCCCGATATTCAGCGGGGCGGAGTACCGACGCGCTTTGTAGAAGACCTGCTGCGGGATCACAATCCGGTCATTCGAAGAGACCGCCGGGACATTGCCCTGATAGCCTGTGCTATTGATCAGGCCATTGCGCGCTACCAGGAAGAGCTTATGCACTTCAGGCAGCAATGGAGCAGCATCGGCCAGCCCAGGGGCATATCTTCATCCCGCGGTTACGAGATTACTTTGCAGCTTTCCGGCCATACCTATGTATTCCTGGTAAAGGCACTCGGAGGCAATGTCTATCATCTGAAAATCGATGGACAACTGCTGATAGCTCAATACGTCAAACGAAACCATGAAGCAGTATTGCACTATGGCAATCAGCGCTCCACCATTCAGATGGTGAGCCGGGATGATACTCTGCACTGTGAAATAGACGGAACCCCGTATTATATTGAAACAGAATCAAGTGACCACATCAAAGCCCCGTTCCCGGCAGTAGTTATTGCTACGGTGGCTGCACCCGGTCAGGCTGTAGAGAAAGGGGACCTGCTGCTGCAGCTTGAAGCCATGAAGATGGTCATGAGCATCGAGGCCCCGAAAAGCGGCAAAGTCAAGACCCTCCATGTCAGGGAGGGAGAGCAGGTGTATGCCGGGCAGCCGCTGATACAATTGGATACGGGTGAGCAACCTGAACCAGGGGCGGAATCGGGGGAGGAATCCAGTCATCCGAGAGTTATGTTCGATCCTCCACAACTGGATGATAGTGCTTATACCTGGCAGATCCTGGAGCGGGAGCTTCTGGCTGTTTTTCTCGGCTACGACTATGAGGGAGAAGAGGGGGCCGTTACGGCCATCTTCGAGTCCCTGGTTGATTTTGCGAGAAAGAATCCCCGGTTCCAGCAGGAGGTTATCCGCTGCTTTTTAGCTGCCCTGGAGATCTATACGGCAGTTGAGGCCCTTTTTTCCCACCGGCGGATTGAATCGGAAGGGTTTGCCGGTGCATCGAGTTTCCAGGAGTTGCTCATGCACTTTTTTATCCGCAACGACTGTCAGAAGGAGGGATTGCCGCAGGAATTTCTCGATAGTCTTGAGCGGGCCATCAGATGGTATCCGAATGGAGGGCAGAATGAACACGACCGGTTCAATCAGGCCCTGTTCCGGATTTACAAGTCACATGCTCATCTTGCGATCAAGCAGACACTGCTTGGCTCTATTTTGCGTTCCCTGAAGGAATTTCCCGATATCAGGGTATTTGGTCAGAGAGTGTCCGATTTGCTCGACGAGATCGCCCAGACTTCCCAGAATCAACTGCCTCATCTGGCGGATGCCGCGATCCAGGCACGATATTACCTGATAGACAGCATGTTCCTCCAGACCATGAAGGAGGAGCGAAAGCAGCAGCTCGAAAGGCTGGTACTGGCATCTGTGGGGATGGACGAGAACCGGCAGGAGCGGGCCGAATTAACGGCCTCGGTAGCGAATACCGGTCATTACATGGTATTTGAGCTGGTGGCTCTGGCTCTTGATCCAGTCAGAGAGCACCGCACCCTGGCCCTGAAACTGCTTGGCAGGTATTTTAACCGTGACCGGAGATTCATTGCCGCCAGGATAGAAGAGGAAAACGGACTGCTGCTCTGTCGCGTGAGCAGCATGAAAGATAAGGAGCATCATGAGACTATCGTGGCAGTTTCCGATAGCAAGGGCTGGGCAAAAAACGCGGACAGGATCCAAAGCTGCCTTGGAAGAGCACGGAACTTTGAAAAAGCACAATGCTCTGAAAAACCGGAGCTTATTGCGCTCATTGCAGTCGGAGGAGACCGGGATGAAGAGAAGGAGGAAATGGTTATCCAGCATCTTTACCGGCAGGTTCTCCCTGTACGCTGGTGCTGCCTGGGACTGTTCTACGAACATACTGCCTGCTCGTATCGGACATTCACTATCGATCAGGAGGAAAAATGGCGGGAGAACCTTCATCGCCATTCATTCAATCCTTTGTTCTACCGTGAGCTGAAATTGCATCTTTTTTCTCATTTCAATCTGAAGATACTTTCCTCCAGTGAATCGGTCTCCCTGATCTTAGCAGTAGCCAGAAACAACCAAAATGACAAGCGGCTGCTTGCCCTGGTCGATGTTCCGGAAAGCCGGGCCGAGGTTGGCGAGGACAACTCGATTGCCAGAATCATTGCCTTTGACTACGCTCTCATGGAAGCGATTTACGCCATGAACGCCGAGCGGTCCAGGGGAGAAGGGCCGTGCTATCTGAATAGAATCTCGATCCACGTTCATTCCCTGCTCACGGTGAATTTGCAGCAAATCACCGACTATGCCCGTAAACTTACCCCCCGGGGCAGGGAATTGGGGCTTGAAAAGGTAATCATCTTTACCCGCCGCAGGAAAGAGAGTGACCGGAAAGAGAATGACCGGAGAGAGAGTGAAGGGTTTATTCATGAGTTTGAGCTTCACCTTACCAATATCTCCCAGGACCATTTTGCCCTCGATGTCTGTCCCCCGTCCACCAGGCTTCTTCAGCCGATGACCGACGATTATGTTGCCAGGATCGTCAGAGCACGGTCGAGGGTGACCCCGGATTTTTTGGGGTTAATACATTGA
- a CDS encoding thioredoxin family protein, producing the protein MKFKLFWKEGCPACPVAKNIIHQLAHDGYLTIEHDLETTEGLAEAAFYGILSTPTIMLIDNQDSTVAEWRGKIPTLEEARQAAGPVVPRPARP; encoded by the coding sequence ATGAAATTTAAGCTATTCTGGAAAGAAGGCTGCCCGGCATGTCCGGTAGCTAAAAATATTATCCATCAACTGGCACACGATGGATACCTGACCATAGAACACGACCTTGAAACAACTGAAGGACTTGCAGAAGCGGCATTTTACGGCATCCTGTCAACCCCGACCATCATGCTGATCGATAACCAGGATAGCACGGTTGCCGAGTGGAGGGGCAAAATCCCCACCCTGGAAGAAGCCCGCCAGGCCGCAGGCCCGGTAGTCCCACGGCCTGCCAGGCCGTAG